GCGGCTGGAAGCAAGCTACCGCGGCGTTGTTGACCACGATATCGAGACGGCCGAAATGGTCGAGCGTGGCTTCGAACAACCCGCGCACCTCGTCCAGTCTGGCCAAGTCGGCTTGGATCGCCAGGGCGCGCCCGCCGCAGGCTTCGATCTCTCTGACCACGCCGCGCGCGCGCTCGCCGTCGTTGCGATAATTAATCGCCACGGCCGCGCCCGCGCGGGCCAGCCGTAGGGCGATCGCACGGCCAATCCCGCGCGAGGCGCCGGTTACCAACCCAACCCTACCCTGCAACGTTTCCATCGATCTGAGTCACACAATACCTAACTTGAGACGACCTCTGCCATCGCTCCGATAGCGGTTCGAAAACGCTATTTTTGGAGCGTTCAATTGAACGAGCATTAGCCGCTCTGTTTAACAACGTCCGGTCATAAAAACTTATCAGACTTGCGCTAAGCCTAAAACTGATGACAAGCTTCTCAGACAGAAGAAAAACTTGCTGGCTGCCAGCTGGCGTGGCGATAGTTGCTGGGCGTTTGTGCTCAACTACCTGATAGCTGTTATATGCGCGGCGTTGACCGCAATCGTGATCACCCCGATCGTGAGCCAACTGGCTCGTCGCTGGGGGGTCATCGATCTACCCGGCGGGCGCAAGGTGCACGAGGTCGCTACGCCACGGTTGGGCGGGGTGGCGGTTTATTTGGCCACAATCACGGGAGTGGCGGCTTCGATCGTGACCCATTGGGTGTCAGCTGCCGTGCCGGCCCCTTTTCATGGCCCCGGTGGGTTGCCCAGTTGGCGCCATTTGCTGGTGGCCGGCGCCGCCACGTCGTTGGCGGCCCTGGGCGCCGCCGACGACGCCTGGGACCTGCGGCCGCGCATCAAGCTTGGAGTGGAGATCGTCGCGGCGCTGGCGGTCATCGCGTCGGGCTACCAGATCAGGGAACTGTTCGGTTTTTCGTTGGGCTGGATAAGCCTACCGGCCACGCTGATCTGGATCGTGCTGGTGGTCAACGCCATCAACCTGATCGACGGGTTGGACGGATTGGCGGCGGGAGTAGGTTTAATCAGTGCGGCCACGATGCTGGCAATCTTCATTCATTTGAAAAGCGCCTCTGAGGCGACTGTGACCGCGGGACTGTGCGGCGCCCTGCTGGGCTTCCTATCCTACAATTTTTATCCGGCAACGATTTTTCTAGGGGATTCCGGCAGTCTGCTGCTGGGCTTTCTGCTCGCGGTGTTCAGCCTGGCCACTACCACCAAAGCCGCCACCTTGTCTGCCATCGCCGCGCCCTTGGCGGTGCTCGGATTGCCGCTGGCCGAGGTCGCCTTGACCACCATCCGGCGGGCACTGCGTGGTTTGGGCGTAATTCGGCTTGACGGCCAGCGCGAGCGCTACGGTTTCGTCAAGAAAAATCCCTCGGCGTTCTTTACCGCCGATCGCGAGCATATTCACCATCGTCTGCTTGCCCTGGGGATGACCCAGCGGCGCGCGGTCCTGGTTATGTGGGCGGTGACCGCGCTGTGTGGCATGGCCGGTTTCGCCCTGGCCGTGCTGGATAATCGCCAACAGGCGCTGCTGCTGGCGCTGGCGATCGCGATGGGGATTGTCGCCCTGCGCGCGATGCATTATCCGGAGCTCCATCCGCTGGGCGGCGGTCTGTTTCTTCCGCTATTCGATCTGCCTTTCGTGCGCCATCGCGCCTTTTCGATCGTGGCCGATGCTGCCCTGGCGGTGTTGGCATTGGGATTGGCCGTGCTCCTTGCGGGTGAGCGCCTCGACAGCCGGCCGGCGAGCTGGATGGTCGCGCTGCTGGGGGTGCAGATAGTGGGGCTGTGGTGGGGTGGGCTGTATGCCCGCGATTTTCGCTATCCCAGCTTGGAGGATGGGCTGGCCACGGTGCGCGCCGCGTTTATGGCACTGGGATTGGGCTGGGCCACGGCTTATTTGCTGGATGCCCCGCTGCAAGGGCTGCTTCTGCCCATCACCGACGGTTATCTGCTGATCAGCTTGATCCTTTCCTCGCGCCTGACCTATTGCCTCTTCGACCGCTTCTTCAAGATTCAGCAGCCGCGCTCTCGACGGGTGATCATTTTTGGCGCTGGATTGGGCGGGATCGCGGCCCTGCGTGAAATCGAGCTTAACCCCCATCTGGGTTTGCGGTTCCTCGCCTTTGCCGACGACGACATCTACAAATGGCGACGGTTAGTGCGCGGCTTTCCGGTGCTGGACCTAAGCGAATTCCAGCGCCGGGTAGCAGCGAGGGAGTTCGAAGAGCTGATTATCTCCACGGTTAAGCTCCCCCGCCACCGAGTCGAGGAGATCGTAGCAATGTGCCACAGCGCGGATATCGCGGTCTCCCGCTTCCATGTCGGCTTTGAAGAATTGCTTCCCCGGTCGGTCTAAAGACTCAGGTCCGCTTCGCGCCTGCTTGGCCTGGGCATGTGTATGAAACTTTCCGCCCAATATCGCCTGTTCTTGCGATGACGAAGCAGACTCACCAGTGTCACACCCGCCGCTCAATATTCTCCCTGCCCGGCGAGAAGATCGAGACGTGAGGGCGTACAGCCGAGGAGCCGAGCGTTGAGTTGAAATCGCCGCTGCGCGCTAAGCGGCCTGGACCAGGGGACGATAATGGGCGCCCTTGGAAATCGGCGCTAGCCCTTGCGCGATCAGCCGCCAGCTCTCGCCGCTGTCCTGACTCGCATAGACCTCGCCGGCGGTGGTGGCCGCGTACAGCGCGATCGCCTTGCCGCACTCCTCCAGGCACATCGCTTCGATCGAGGCTTGCCATTTATCGGGTGCGGGCAAGCCGTTGGTCAAAATCTCCCAGTTGTGGCCGCCGTCGCGAGTGCGCAGGATGCGCGCTCCGGCGAAGCGCTCCTTGAGCCACCGGCTGGGTTTGGTCTTAGTCCCCGACAGGAACATAAGCTCGGGTCGCGTGGGGGAGAAGACCAGTTGGTCAGGGTAATCGCCCACTGCCGAAGAGCTGCCATCGCGCGTGCGCTGCTGCCAACTCTCGCCGCGGTCTTCGCTGATGAAAATCCCGAATCCGGTTACCATCATCAGACGATTGGGATGATAGGGATGAATCAACATCCGATGGACGTCGTCGTGAAAGCCGCTAAGTACGCTCCAACTCTCTCCACCATCTTGGCTGCGTGCCATTCCGCCCTGTTCCACGCAAGCGTACACGGTGGCGGGATCGTCGGGTGCCACCGAGATGAATTTGACATGGGCGATATGAGGTGGTGCTGGAAAGGTCCATTTCTCGGTCCCAGGCACTTGGCGCAGAGCCGGTGCCTCGCGCCAGTTCTGTCCGAGATCATCGCTGATGAAGAAGGCCGCCGGCTCAGTCCCGGCGTAAAGCCGCAAGTGCCCGCCCAGGCGGGTGGCGGCCAAACTGTACACGTCGTTTAGCGACAGTCCGTGATCGCGCCGCTCCCAGGTACGGCCGTCGTCGCGGCTAGCCACGATCCCACCCTTGAAAATTCCGGCCAGCATCAGGTCCGGTTCGGGCATGATAAGGGAGCTTACGTGCGCACCCTCAAGTGCGCGCTGTGCGATGCTCCAGGCGCCGGCGCGATCGCGCTTCAAACGCACCAATCCGTCGAGGGTCGCGACCAGGACCTCATCGGCGGGGGTGGGGTTGGTAAAGATCGTGGAACCACCATGCGACAATCCAAGCACCATGGAACTCTACCTCCTTGGTAGCTCACCCACCATCGTAGGCGGCTCCGTGAGCCCCGTTCGCCAGTCCCGGCTGCCTCAATATAGTCCGCTGACGGTCAATTTGAAAAGCGTCGCCTGGCGCTTAAGTGCAACCTGCCACCGAGGGCCGGCGCGGGGTTACTCGTCCGCGCCGGCCAGCTCAGTCTCAGTCTTGCTTGGGAGTGAAGAAGTCGGGGACCAGGAAACCGAAGGTCGCGTTGTGCACCGCGTCGGTTACGTACACCTCGCCATCCTTCGGATCGATGGCGATTCCCGAGAGGGCGGCAAACTGCGAGGCCGGCCCGTGGATAACATAGTGAGGCCCGACGTCGCCATTCTGAGTATCGTCCCAGACCCCAATGAAGACATTTTGGCTACCCAGGCCCAGCGGATCGGGCGGCGGCCCAGTGCAATCCTTGCGTGGCGCATAACCACCCAGGTCATAGGCCGAGTGGTAATATACCGCATTCGGGGTATTCATGAAAATTAACCCCTTGTACATCTGGATATTGCCCGGTCCCTGAATCCCCGTATGAGGTCCCATGATGACCCGGAAGGGCGCCACATTACCATTGTCGGTACGATGGAAGATCAGGATCCCGCCATGGCGTTTGGCTTGAAAATCGGCCGGAAAAGCCGCTTTCTGCGCCGCATTGAGCGGTATCTGCTGGGAGACCGCGATCAGCAGGTCTCGCTGGTCGTCGACACCCACGCCGTAGGTTTGGAACAGCAAGGTCTTGGGACCATGAATCACCCGCTTGGGCGCCACGTCACCATTGGCGTCGATCGGATAGGTCAACACCGAACCTTGCACATTGTCTCCCACTACCAGCTCATGGTGGGCATCATCGGGGAAGACATACCAGGGCCGAAACAGCCGGGTATGCGGTCCCTGGATCACGCGGATCGGCGTGGCATCGCCGTTGGCGCCGCCTTTGAGCACGACAATGGCGCCCGCTAGCGCCTCGCTAGAAAAGATCTCGTCGCGCACCGCGTCATAAGCGATGCCATGACCCGTACGGGTCAGCTTGGTGTGCTGGCCGTGAATGATTCTGACCGGAGCGCTTGCTCCACTCGCCATCCTGGCGAAGACCCCGATGCGGGGGTCAGTGTTTCAATTGCGGACCAGGAGCTCGTCGCGCCTGGAATCGTACGCCATTGTGAAGGGATTGCTGATTCCTACCGTGGCGGCGCCAGCCGGGGCCGAGCGGATTACCCGCACGGGCGCGGCGTCGCCCTGCGCGCCGCGATCGTAAATCAGCGCTTCGTGGCCGTAATTGACCACCCATAATTGATTATGGACGGTATCGTAGGCGACCCCGATCGGATACATCAGCCCGGTATGAGGTCCCTTGATTACCCGCACCGGGGCCACGTTGCCCTGCGCGGTGCGCTTGAAGACCAGCACCGAATTGCCGCCTAGATTGGCTACCGCAATCTCGTTGTGGACTGGGTCCAACGCAATCTGGAAGGGCCAGTTGAGCTGAGTGCGCGAACCCTGAATCACGCGCAGAGGCTTGACATCGCCCTTGCCGCTGTCGGCAAAGGCCTCCAGCGAGGGCGGCTGATAATGGCCGCCGCCATTCCAATCGCGATCCCAATAGCCGCGATTCCACGCCCCTTGATTGGCGATTAGGATCTCGTGATTGGTATCGTCCCATACCAGCCCGCGCGGGTCCGCCATCTGGGTGTGGGGCCCGCGGATCTCGCGCAAGGGATGCTCGGCACCGCTGGCGCCAATCCGGAAGAACATGATCAGCGGCTGATCTTCCTCGCTGACCGCGAACTGATGGTAAGTCTGACTGAGCCCGATCCCGTAGGCGCCCACCGGCACCGCCACCGACTGCGCCGGATAATTGCCGCGCGCACCGTAGGGGAAGTTGCCGATACTCTCGCCGATATCGTTATCAGCAACGTAGAAGCGCTTGGCGACCGGATCCACCGCTACTCCGGCGGGCGAGGCAATATGAGTAGCGAAGCCGCGAATCTGATACAGGTAGGGCGTAATCGCCGTTTTACTGAAGCTCTCGCCCGCGTTGATATCGTAGATAAGCGCGCTCTTGAGCGCGTTGTCGCTTATCACCGCAATGTGGTTCTTGGGATCCAAGGCCACGCTGTTGAAGGCCGGATACGGATCGGCAATCGAGCGGCAGGGCGAAATCGGGCCGCCGCCCGCGGCCGCAAATACCGAGGCGAAATCCAGCCCCGGCCGCATATCGTCCGTCGCCGCGGCCTCGTTGTCGGTGGCCGCTAGCACGCTGGCGCGATGTCCGTGGACAGCTAACCAGAAAAGGGCAGCAACCACTCCCAGGATTGAGGGAATTATCCATCGCCTATGCTTCATGAGCTTTACCTTTCTTCCGCATCGTTCAGCCCGCGATCGCGAAAGCCGTCAAGGGAGCATCGGCGCAAAATAGCGCCTGCTCCAGACCTACCCCACCTTGGCGATACTTCGATCAAACTCGGCTATCATGTCACCTTGTAATCGGCAACCTTGGATTAAGTTTAAGCTTTTCATCCGCTTCCTCAACTCCGGCCACCCCACAGCAAGGGGAGCAGGTACTGCAGGGTCTGCAGGATAGAGCCGATCAGAACTAGGAAAGCGCCGTAAGCGCCCAAGCGACGGGGCGGCAGTTGCTGGGCCCACCATTCGACGCTGGGGCCCAGGGTCCCGGCCAGTGCACTGACGACCGCCACCACGATTCCGACCCGGATTCCCAAGGCGACCGCGCGTGGCTCCTTGAGCAAGGTCGCGCTGAGCGTCGCGGCGAGCCCCAACGCCAGGCCGCGCGAGCTGCCGCTGAAGATTACCCGGCCGCTGAGCTTGGGACGCAAAAAGATCCGCACCTGCTCGCCCGCTGCGCCGCTTATCTGGTAAGCGCCGAACAGCAACAGGGTGCCTAAACAAGCGAAGCCTAAGCCGAAGCGCAGATTCAGGCTGAGCCAGCCAGCGACGCCCAAACTGCAAGCCCGGCACGCCGCATAAATGATCTTTTCCCAGGCCGGTTCCGGTTGGCCGCTTTGGTGGCGCCAATGTTCGGTGGCAAGAGCGGGACCCGAGACCACCAACCCCATCAATCCAAACCAGCCGCCCAGCAGTAGGCCGTAACCGGCCAGGAAGACCACGCCATAGGTGATGCAGGTCGTGAGAAAGCGTAGCAGGCCGCGCTCGGCCCCGAACAGATCGTAGGCCAGATAAAGTCCGCCCAAGCCGTCGAGCACTACCCCGCTCAGGCTGACCAAGTAAATCAAGCGCGCGCCAACCATCACCTTATTACCCGCGGCCAACCCTATATAGCTCGGTGGGCTGGATCATCAAGGCGTCGAGGCGCCAGAGGGGATTGAACCTCTGCTCTGCGGCTGCCGGGCTGGCTGGTTTAAGCCGCGATTTCATGGTGTAATCCGCCCAGCTTACTTGGGTGGGTCACGAACTAAACGCATGGCTATGCAGGGTAAAGCCAATGTCGCGATCCTAGGTGCCAGCGGATACTCGGGTATCGAGACCGTGCGGCTACTGGCCAGCCATCCTGGGGTCGAGCTGACCCTGCTCACTTCGGAACATTACGCCGGCCGTGCCGTTGCTCAGGTCCATCGCCATCTTGCCGGCCTGGAGCTGCCAGCCTTCGAGCCGATGCAGCTGGAAATCGTCGCGGAGCGGGCGCAAATCGTGCTTTCCTGTCTGCCCGAACGGGTCGGGGCCAAGCTGATAGGGGAGCTTTTGCGGCGTGGCCTGCGCGTGATCGATCTTTCCGCCGACTACCGGCTCACGCAGCCGGCCAGCTACGCCGCCACCTACGGAGTTGAGCATCCGGCTCCCGCGCTGCTTACCGAGGCAGTTTACGGCCTGACCGAATTCCATCGCGCCGAGATCGCACGGGCCCGCCTGATTGCCAACCCCGGATGCTATCCCACCGGCGCGCTGTTGGGCGCGCTGCCGCTGCTCCAGCAGGGGCTGGTTGATCCCGCGTCGCTTCTGATCGACGCCAAATCGGGTACAACTGGCGCCCGTCGCGCCGCCGCTCTGGATCAACTATTTGCCGAGGTTAACGAGAGCTTGCGTCCCTACCGGGTGGGCAACCATCGCCACGTCCCCGAGATGGAGCAGGAGATGGCGCGTACCGTAGGTGGCGAGGTAGCGCTGCTGTTCGTGCCTCATCTGTTGCCTGTCAATCGCGGTATCCTGACCTCCATTTTTATGCGCCCTCGGCTTGGAGTGACGGCGGCGGATATTGGGGCCGCCTTCGAGGGTTGTTACTCCGGCTCGCCCTTCGTCCGCCTGTTGGACGAGGGCGAGTTGCCCGAGTTGCGCAATGTGCGGGCCACCAACAAGTGCGAAATCGCTTTCGTGCTGGCGCCGCGCGCGCAGGCCCTGGTAGTGATCACGGCGATCGACAACCTTGGCAAGGGCGCTGCCGGGCAGGCGATTCAGAATCTCAACACGATGCTGGGAATTGACGAAGCCACCGGCCTGCGCAGCTACGCCCCTGTGCCTTGACCCTGCTATCCAGTGCTCATCACGGCCTCCATGTCTAGGGCGACAGGTCGCGTGGCGGTGCGGGTTATTTGAGCAATATCGGCATTCGCTCAGACCGGGAGCGCCTCGCCTTGGGCTAAGACGAGGCACTCCCGGTTGAGGGGCGTCGCCGCGCCTGGCTATGGGGGCGACGCCGCACTGTGGCCCGAGCGTTTACTGATTGCTCGGCACCAACTCCACGCGCCGGTTCTGGGCGCGTCCTTCGGCCGTGTTGTTGGGCGCGACAAAATCGGTCTTGCCAAAGCCCTGCGCGGTTACCCGGCTGGCCTGGATGCCGTGGCTTTCTAGGTAGTCGGCGACCGCGTTGGCGCGCCGCTGCGACAGGCGCAGATTGTAAGCCGCCGAACCGATCGCGTCGCAATAGCCGTTGACCTGGACATCGACATTGGGATGCTGCTTCAGGATGTCGATCGCTTCATCCAGGATCGGAACTGCATCTGGACGAATATTGGCGCGATTGAAGTCGAAGTGCACTCCGCGAAGGATGATCCGCTCATGAACCGGGGCCGGTGCAGGAGGCGGCGGTGGTGGTGGGGGTGGGACCGGTGCAGCGGGGGGAGCCGGCGGCTGCTTGTAGGTCAGATAACCATACGCGCCACCGATAATCGCCCCTAGCCCAACGCCGGTCGGGCAGCCGATTTCGTAGGCTTCGGCCCGATTGGAGTTGTTCAAGGCTGCCGTGCCGGCCGCTCCGCCGCAGCCGATTACGCCACCGGCCGCCGCGCCTATTGCTGCGTCTTTCCACATTGCCTGTGTGCGATCGGACGCTGCGCAGCCGCACAGCATCGCCATCGTGATGGCAATTGCCATCAACCCACTTCGTCGCTTCAACATCATCGACTCCCTTCTCCAGGCCTGTGGCAAGTAAGAACGATCCGCCGCGGATCATTGGCGCATCCCACAGGGTTACTTATGCTAAAGAGTAAATACTCAAGCGTGCGCCACGCTCGACACGGCGATCTTAGATGTCTTTCAAAGACCAAGCAGCACTTTGTGGTTTTTATTATGAATTAGACCGTCTGACGCTATTCTAAAGTTTCAAAAACGGTCTTATACGTGGCAATTTTTAACTTGAAGGCGCCACTCGCTAGCCTGTATTGCAAAAGAAGCGGCGGCAAGCGGTCTACGATCGAGTACTGGCTGCTTGCTCGCATCGATGGCGGAGGTAGCTGAAGACTTGGGAGAAATCGTCAGTTTTGCCCTACCTCGGCCTTGCGCCCACCATCCCTACCGTGCTCTAGAGCGCGGCCAGGCGGGTGACCTAGGCTGGCGAATCTTATATTTTCCTCGGCTTGATTCGACACAGCGCATTGCTGCTGAGCTGGCCCGCCAGAGTCAGCCGGCCGGAACGTTGGTGATCGCCGAGAGCCAAAGCTCGGGACGAGGCCGCTCTGGCCATCATTGGTTCTCTCCGCCCGGGGTAAATCTCTA
The Candidatus Binataceae bacterium DNA segment above includes these coding regions:
- a CDS encoding OmpA family protein, with protein sequence MMLKRRSGLMAIAITMAMLCGCAASDRTQAMWKDAAIGAAAGGVIGCGGAAGTAALNNSNRAEAYEIGCPTGVGLGAIIGGAYGYLTYKQPPAPPAAPVPPPPPPPPPAPAPVHERIILRGVHFDFNRANIRPDAVPILDEAIDILKQHPNVDVQVNGYCDAIGSAAYNLRLSQRRANAVADYLESHGIQASRVTAQGFGKTDFVAPNNTAEGRAQNRRVELVPSNQ
- the argC gene encoding N-acetyl-gamma-glutamyl-phosphate reductase gives rise to the protein MAMQGKANVAILGASGYSGIETVRLLASHPGVELTLLTSEHYAGRAVAQVHRHLAGLELPAFEPMQLEIVAERAQIVLSCLPERVGAKLIGELLRRGLRVIDLSADYRLTQPASYAATYGVEHPAPALLTEAVYGLTEFHRAEIARARLIANPGCYPTGALLGALPLLQQGLVDPASLLIDAKSGTTGARRAAALDQLFAEVNESLRPYRVGNHRHVPEMEQEMARTVGGEVALLFVPHLLPVNRGILTSIFMRPRLGVTAADIGAAFEGCYSGSPFVRLLDEGELPELRNVRATNKCEIAFVLAPRAQALVVITAIDNLGKGAAGQAIQNLNTMLGIDEATGLRSYAPVP